One stretch of Armigeres subalbatus isolate Guangzhou_Male chromosome 2, GZ_Asu_2, whole genome shotgun sequence DNA includes these proteins:
- the LOC134214985 gene encoding uncharacterized protein LOC134214985 — protein MEARLIRRIGTIYVVICFTVLAFASISYFRKLTARYEETCTKSCEHGSIDLLLLLMCTIFSVLSTFFVVFVQVGIRDKAPGYITFNKIFMLVRNCVLSVRWIYEIIEVTIYHIHGDGQGDTGNIAITNSVLLVVVLAVITPVELYVLNGIERDTKQRLHELETSRKGLENSDASVCVELKPLEENV, from the exons ATGGAAGCAAGGTTGATCCGTCGCATTGGTACCATTTATGTTGTGATTTGTTTTACCGTCCTGGCATTTGCTTCCATCAGCTACTTCCGAAAATTGACCGCACGGTACGAGGAGACTTGCACCAAATCCTGTGAACATG GCTCGATCGATTTGCTTCTACTCTTAATGTGCACGATCTTCAGCGTTCTGTCAACGTTCTTCGTTGTTTTCGTGCAAGTCGGAATCCGTGAC AAAGCGCCCGGCTACATCACGTTCAACAAGATATTCATGCTGGTACGCAACTGCGTGCTGTCGGTGCGGTGGATTTACGAAATCATCGAGGTGACCATCTACCACATCCACGGAGACGGCCAAGGGGACACGGGCAACATAGCGATTACGAATTCGGTGCTGCTTGTTGTTGTGTTAGCGG TCATCACGCCAGTGGAGCTGTACGTATTGAACGGCATCGAGCGGGATACCAAACAAAGACTTCACGAATTGGAAACCAGTAGGAAAGGTTTGGAGAATAGTGACGCCAGCGTTTGTGTAGAGCTGAAGCCGCTTGAGGAGAACGTATAG